Proteins co-encoded in one Sandaracinaceae bacterium genomic window:
- a CDS encoding DUF2309 family protein has product MSRFDLDAALDHARYYLPPQKPLERFVHFNVLQAFQSHRFHDALALAAELYGSHSYMPEAEYRACLSTGRITLDDLDHVLSHAVADELVVPGVSRRRLAELALRFGPDIVDQPSVEFELSEGGALDRLREGLPHEIRSRLLAGRPEREQVRALFTATGTAFRTARAALQLTVEPDRHGTLRQRRSAAEELRRAKLIRWSAAFLDCGMADLTQPRRDRGFFDAFRAASLSFRESKADLLSVAGHVAAEAPSEDAHACVVRCMDVLGVPEEERAHYTRATLLELPGWAGMFARAEGRPDELPMSSPPPARLLDFLAVSLLLKVAARRTEEPPALQSSPVITLPDAVVVFRLFRLFQLLGVDAQGVAAFTVAQIVDLWDAWDGIPEVSRLQWFHLAYERHYQEQVLNEVEDHLASLEGGSGTVNRTDRSRALAQVVCCIDDREESLRRHLEAVDADVETYAAAGFFGVAMAYQGLGQREAFPLCPPVVTPRHKVREGLAAGGRGSRGLASVRVPSLGRAKSSHTLVRGALVALAGAAALAPMSAGVLAPRWRARWSPTRGPREVTRLALLRTSDEQEDGLALGFSHEEMADIVRGLLAPMGIVPRLAKLVLILGHSSHSENNPQAAAYNCGACAGGHGGPNARAFAQMANAPEVRVLLLEQHGVRIPDDTWFVGGNHDTADEEIVLSDLDLLPETHREPLARLVASLDQARIRDAEERCRTFATGVGKKGIAALRHVQARAEDLAQPRPELGHARSAVCVVGRRSWTRGLDLDRRAFLVSYDPSAEEGDLLLRLLSAVIPVCSDISFDYYFSFVDPQRYGAGSKLPHNLTGMLGVMDGHASDLRTGLPWQAVEAHEPMRLLFLVETTPAAMMATMDRNPAIAQVVQNEWVHLALVHPTERTIHVFRHGRFERRAPALARAVAS; this is encoded by the coding sequence ATGAGCCGGTTCGACCTCGACGCTGCGCTGGACCACGCCCGGTACTACCTGCCGCCGCAGAAGCCGTTGGAGCGCTTCGTTCACTTCAACGTGCTCCAGGCGTTCCAATCTCACCGCTTCCATGACGCGCTCGCGCTTGCCGCTGAGCTGTACGGATCTCATTCCTACATGCCCGAGGCTGAGTACCGCGCCTGCTTGAGCACCGGCCGCATCACGCTCGACGACCTGGACCATGTTCTCTCCCATGCGGTGGCCGACGAGCTCGTCGTGCCTGGTGTCTCGCGGCGACGCCTGGCAGAGCTGGCGTTGCGCTTCGGGCCCGACATCGTCGATCAGCCGTCGGTCGAGTTCGAACTCAGCGAGGGTGGCGCGCTCGACCGTCTGCGGGAGGGTCTGCCTCATGAGATTCGCTCACGGTTGCTGGCCGGAAGGCCCGAGCGGGAGCAGGTGCGTGCGTTGTTCACCGCGACGGGCACTGCTTTTCGGACCGCGCGTGCTGCGCTTCAGCTGACCGTCGAGCCCGATCGGCACGGGACACTGCGCCAGCGGCGCTCTGCTGCCGAGGAACTGCGTCGCGCGAAGCTCATCCGTTGGTCCGCCGCGTTCCTCGACTGCGGCATGGCGGACTTGACGCAGCCGCGGCGTGATCGTGGGTTCTTCGACGCCTTCCGCGCAGCGTCTCTTTCCTTTCGTGAGTCCAAGGCCGACCTGTTGAGCGTCGCGGGTCACGTCGCGGCCGAGGCACCGAGTGAAGACGCTCACGCATGCGTCGTCCGGTGCATGGACGTGCTCGGCGTCCCGGAGGAGGAGCGCGCGCACTACACCCGCGCCACCCTCCTGGAGCTGCCCGGTTGGGCCGGAATGTTCGCGCGGGCAGAGGGCCGTCCAGACGAGCTTCCGATGAGCAGCCCACCGCCTGCTCGGCTGCTCGATTTTCTCGCTGTCTCCTTGCTGCTCAAGGTCGCCGCGCGACGCACAGAAGAGCCCCCCGCGCTCCAGTCGAGCCCTGTGATCACGCTCCCCGACGCCGTCGTCGTCTTCCGCCTCTTTCGTCTCTTTCAGCTGCTGGGCGTCGACGCCCAGGGCGTGGCGGCGTTCACGGTCGCCCAGATCGTGGATCTCTGGGACGCGTGGGATGGGATTCCGGAGGTGTCGCGACTGCAATGGTTTCACCTCGCCTATGAGCGGCACTACCAGGAGCAGGTCCTCAACGAGGTAGAGGACCACCTCGCCTCGCTCGAGGGTGGCTCGGGGACAGTGAACCGTACGGATCGCTCACGTGCTCTTGCCCAGGTCGTGTGCTGCATCGACGACCGCGAGGAATCGCTTCGCCGGCACCTCGAGGCGGTCGACGCCGATGTGGAGACCTACGCTGCGGCTGGCTTTTTCGGGGTGGCCATGGCCTACCAAGGGCTCGGACAGCGCGAGGCGTTTCCGCTCTGCCCCCCTGTGGTCACGCCGCGTCACAAGGTCCGTGAGGGACTCGCCGCTGGCGGTCGTGGATCGCGTGGCCTCGCTAGCGTCCGTGTGCCGAGCCTCGGCCGGGCCAAGTCCTCGCACACGCTCGTGCGGGGCGCTCTGGTCGCACTGGCGGGCGCGGCGGCGCTCGCGCCGATGTCCGCTGGGGTCCTGGCGCCCCGCTGGCGTGCGCGTTGGTCGCCCACTCGTGGGCCGCGTGAGGTGACGCGCCTGGCGCTGCTGCGAACCAGCGACGAGCAAGAGGACGGACTCGCTCTGGGCTTCAGCCACGAGGAGATGGCGGACATCGTGCGAGGGCTGTTGGCACCGATGGGCATCGTCCCGAGGCTGGCGAAGCTGGTGCTCATCCTGGGCCACAGCTCGCACTCCGAGAACAATCCCCAGGCAGCAGCCTACAACTGCGGCGCGTGCGCCGGAGGACATGGCGGACCCAACGCGAGGGCGTTCGCCCAGATGGCCAATGCGCCGGAGGTACGTGTACTGCTGCTCGAGCAGCATGGTGTGCGCATCCCCGATGACACTTGGTTCGTGGGAGGAAACCACGACACCGCCGATGAGGAGATCGTGCTCTCCGATCTCGATCTACTGCCAGAGACGCACCGGGAACCGCTCGCCCGGCTGGTGGCTTCGCTCGATCAAGCACGCATTCGTGACGCCGAAGAGCGGTGTCGCACGTTCGCGACTGGCGTTGGGAAGAAGGGGATCGCCGCCCTTCGACACGTGCAGGCTCGGGCAGAGGATCTGGCACAGCCGCGCCCCGAATTGGGGCACGCGCGCAGCGCCGTCTGCGTCGTGGGGCGTCGTAGCTGGACGCGAGGGCTCGACCTCGACCGCCGCGCGTTCCTGGTGTCCTACGATCCGAGTGCGGAGGAAGGTGACCTCCTGCTGCGACTGCTGTCCGCCGTGATCCCGGTGTGCTCGGACATCAGCTTCGACTACTACTTCTCCTTCGTCGATCCACAGCGCTATGGTGCCGGCAGTAAGCTGCCCCACAACTTGACGGGAATGCTGGGGGTGATGGACGGCCACGCGAGCGATCTCCGCACGGGCCTTCCGTGGCAGGCGGTGGAGGCACACGAGCCCATGCGGCTGCTCTTCCTCGTGGAGACCACACCGGCAGCCATGATGGCGACCATGGACCGCAACCCTGCCATCGCACAGGTCGTCCAGAACGAGTGGGTGCATTTGGCCCTCGTGCACCCTACGGAGCGCACGATCCATGTCTTCCGCCATGGTCGCTTCGAGCGTCGCGCGCCTGCTCTGGCCAGGGCGGTGGCATCATGA
- a CDS encoding HAMP domain-containing histidine kinase, with protein MAASPVRLALKLTLVLTAWTLLVLSGYGYHRMKHALAWVEADLRRDELLVGSVLRPAVEQAYARGGRVAAQQVVDVANRSERLVRIHIAERPAEPHPASELSEYEYLPSRDAPESLVSYLPLTLEDGAPLALKLTVSLDEERVLARNTLEDLAVVLLLIGVCSFGLATWVGWRIVGQPVGALVTLARQVGAGQEPGRVTLQGRDELVDLANEMNRMVELLGASRRREVEEAARAGQLQEQLRNADRLATMGMLMARVAHDVGTPLNVIGSRLDRVLAGRATGDAALRDVRIANEQTERITAAIRSLLDFAHRADVAQSEVTTEELLRRARELLVTLARAGSVKFVTDASDTPGLTVRTVPQLALQALTNLCVNAIHASPSGTEVVLRVDLPPGVEPPASALAAAGPFVRFSVEDHGPGLPEGKQDLVFEPFFTTKPIGEGTGLGLPIARSIAQDLGGWLEAHPVTPHGTRFDLYLPVHGRS; from the coding sequence GTGGCAGCGTCGCCTGTGCGCTTGGCGCTGAAACTCACGCTCGTGCTGACAGCCTGGACGTTGCTCGTGCTGTCCGGCTACGGCTACCACCGCATGAAGCATGCGCTCGCCTGGGTGGAGGCAGACCTTCGCCGCGACGAGCTGCTAGTCGGCAGCGTCCTCCGCCCGGCGGTCGAACAAGCCTATGCGCGTGGCGGCCGCGTAGCCGCACAACAGGTGGTGGACGTCGCCAACCGCAGCGAGCGCTTGGTGCGCATCCACATCGCCGAACGTCCTGCCGAACCGCACCCCGCCAGCGAGCTGAGTGAGTACGAGTACCTCCCGAGCCGCGACGCTCCCGAGAGCCTGGTGAGCTACCTGCCGCTCACGCTCGAGGACGGCGCACCGCTGGCGTTGAAGCTCACGGTCAGCCTCGACGAGGAGCGCGTGCTCGCGCGCAACACGCTCGAAGACCTGGCGGTGGTGCTGTTGTTGATCGGCGTGTGTTCCTTTGGGCTGGCCACGTGGGTGGGCTGGCGCATCGTGGGTCAGCCGGTGGGAGCGCTGGTGACGCTGGCGCGGCAGGTGGGCGCAGGCCAAGAGCCGGGTCGCGTGACGCTGCAAGGGCGCGACGAGCTGGTGGACCTGGCCAACGAGATGAACCGCATGGTGGAGCTCCTGGGAGCCAGTCGGCGCCGCGAGGTGGAGGAAGCCGCGCGCGCGGGCCAGCTCCAGGAGCAGCTGCGCAACGCCGACCGGCTAGCCACGATGGGCATGCTCATGGCGCGCGTGGCGCATGACGTGGGGACGCCCCTCAACGTCATTGGCAGCCGGCTCGACCGGGTGCTGGCAGGCCGGGCCACGGGGGACGCCGCGCTGCGCGACGTGCGCATCGCCAACGAGCAGACCGAGCGCATCACGGCCGCCATCCGGTCGCTCTTGGACTTTGCGCACCGTGCCGACGTGGCCCAGAGCGAGGTCACCACAGAGGAGCTGCTGCGCCGCGCGCGCGAGCTGCTGGTCACGCTGGCCCGCGCCGGCTCGGTGAAGTTCGTGACCGACGCGAGCGATACGCCGGGGCTGACCGTGCGAACGGTCCCGCAGCTGGCCCTGCAGGCGCTGACCAACCTGTGCGTCAACGCCATTCACGCCTCGCCGAGCGGCACCGAGGTGGTGCTACGCGTGGACCTCCCGCCCGGCGTCGAGCCGCCCGCGTCGGCCCTCGCAGCGGCCGGCCCCTTCGTGCGCTTCTCCGTGGAGGACCACGGTCCCGGCCTGCCCGAGGGCAAGCAGGACCTGGTGTTCGAGCCGTTCTTCACCACCAAGCCCATCGGCGAGGGCACGGGCCTCGGCCTGCCCATCGCGCGCAGCATCGCCCAAGACCTCGGCGGCTGGCTCGAGGCGCACCCAGTCACGCCGCACGGCACGCGCTTCGACCTGTACCTGCCCGTCCACGGGCGGAGCTGA
- the ffh gene encoding signal recognition particle protein, which yields MFETLTKGFRAARNRLAGVTELTEENIEPALRDVRLSLLEADVEFNVTKRFLARVKAEAIGQVQQVEVKKGQQKLRVGAAERFVKICQDELEAMMAFEGEAVVFAPKPANTGIMMVGLQGAGKTTSAAKLARLLEAEFGRKVLLVAADVARPGAIEQLKVLGERIDVPVFSIPGGIPLEICKEGWKHAKKIKRDTVIFDTAGRLAIDEALMKELADIKAAVEPQNIFMVVDAMIGQDSVKTAKSFHDQLSLSGVLLTKLDGDARGGAALSIKEATGASVRFVGMGEELDRLEVFRPDGMASRILGMGDVVGLMKDFENVVDQDKAEEDARRMLEGRFTFDDFLQQIEMIQSMGPLQEIFEKMPFFADSMPEGFQVDEKELARTKAMVNSMTRDERRDPLLFQKHPGRLVRVAKGSGREAKDVAELIQRFSFMQNMMGSIGQQAGMLSKIPGMKQLAQANQLRNAVRTGGMESNPMMANLAQQLLEAAVAEGGLPAGLSGLPGMEGLAGMMGGMPGMGGMPGMPPGYTLPGMGRNQNPRKKVDKDKKKAERKQQKKARQKSRK from the coding sequence ATGTTTGAGACCCTCACCAAGGGCTTCCGGGCCGCCCGAAATCGACTCGCGGGCGTCACCGAGCTGACCGAAGAGAACATCGAGCCCGCCCTGCGGGACGTGCGCTTGTCGCTGCTCGAGGCCGACGTCGAGTTCAACGTCACGAAGCGCTTCCTGGCCCGCGTGAAGGCCGAGGCCATCGGCCAGGTCCAGCAGGTCGAGGTCAAGAAAGGCCAGCAGAAGCTACGCGTGGGCGCCGCCGAGCGCTTCGTGAAGATCTGCCAGGACGAGCTCGAGGCCATGATGGCGTTCGAGGGCGAGGCCGTGGTCTTCGCCCCGAAGCCGGCCAACACCGGCATCATGATGGTGGGCTTGCAGGGCGCCGGTAAGACCACCAGCGCCGCCAAGCTGGCCCGCCTGCTCGAGGCCGAGTTCGGTCGCAAGGTGCTGCTGGTGGCAGCCGACGTGGCGCGCCCCGGTGCCATCGAGCAGCTGAAGGTGCTGGGCGAGCGCATTGACGTGCCCGTCTTCTCCATCCCGGGCGGCATCCCGCTCGAGATCTGCAAAGAGGGCTGGAAGCACGCCAAGAAGATCAAGCGCGACACCGTCATCTTCGACACGGCCGGTCGCTTGGCCATCGACGAAGCGCTCATGAAGGAGCTGGCGGACATCAAGGCCGCCGTCGAGCCGCAGAACATCTTCATGGTGGTGGACGCCATGATCGGTCAGGACTCGGTCAAGACCGCCAAGTCCTTCCACGACCAGCTCTCGCTCAGCGGCGTGCTGCTCACCAAGCTGGACGGTGACGCGCGCGGCGGCGCGGCCCTCTCCATCAAGGAGGCCACCGGCGCCAGCGTGCGCTTCGTGGGTATGGGCGAAGAGCTGGACCGGCTCGAGGTCTTCCGCCCCGACGGCATGGCCAGCCGCATCCTCGGGATGGGCGACGTCGTCGGCCTGATGAAGGACTTCGAGAACGTCGTCGACCAGGACAAGGCCGAAGAAGACGCCCGGCGCATGCTCGAGGGGCGCTTCACCTTCGACGACTTCCTCCAGCAGATCGAGATGATCCAGAGCATGGGTCCGCTGCAGGAGATCTTCGAGAAGATGCCCTTCTTCGCGGACTCCATGCCGGAGGGCTTCCAGGTCGACGAGAAGGAGCTGGCGCGCACCAAGGCCATGGTCAACTCCATGACCCGCGACGAGCGCCGCGACCCGCTGCTCTTCCAGAAGCATCCGGGCCGCCTGGTGCGCGTGGCCAAGGGCTCGGGCCGCGAAGCCAAGGACGTTGCCGAGCTGATTCAGCGCTTCTCGTTCATGCAGAACATGATGGGCAGCATCGGCCAGCAGGCCGGCATGCTCTCCAAGATCCCGGGCATGAAGCAGCTCGCGCAGGCCAACCAGCTGCGCAACGCGGTGCGCACGGGCGGCATGGAGAGCAACCCCATGATGGCCAACCTGGCGCAGCAGCTGCTCGAGGCGGCCGTGGCCGAGGGCGGGCTGCCGGCTGGGCTGAGCGGCCTGCCTGGCATGGAGGGCCTCGCGGGGATGATGGGCGGCATGCCCGGCATGGGTGGCATGCCCGGGATGCCCCCGGGCTACACGCTGCCCGGCATGGGTCGCAACCAGAACCCGCGCAAGAAGGTCGACAAGGACAAGAAGAAGGCTGAGCGGAAGCAGCAAAAAAAGGCGCGGCAGAAGTCTCGAAAGTAG